A stretch of the Papaver somniferum cultivar HN1 chromosome 6, ASM357369v1, whole genome shotgun sequence genome encodes the following:
- the LOC113287781 gene encoding 5' exonuclease Apollo-like — MEKGMISLDQWSETSQVYFLSHFHADHTKGLSSKWNKGLIYCSPITAKLFPVKFPGFRVSLIRVLEVGSLHSIPLVSPSTGSQTIIQVTTIDAHHCPGAVMYLFRGEFGCLLFTGDFRWESSSERTLMGKSMLLNALGGEKVDFLHLDNTYCNPSYSFPPREVVARQIVKIIASHPQHDVIIAINTLGKEDLLLHIASALNTKIWVWPERLQVVHVLGFFDVFTTNTSLTRIRAVPFYSFSIDTLEGLNSMRPTIGIMPSGLPWVVRPHGDPSPSSSLSVSDDLSNCNTNGNHQQNEELSCVRKFHKYIYTLPYSDHSCFNEIREFVKLVQPLNIKGIVSSSSCYIDPRYYFRDLHGQDECNEPSSNKFQQHSEKLQQETPDTSAGKFVTKSSKGRHTVHTQIRTERSLRRKSGYLGLIMSRVSILRRRKRGAKILEIDIVD; from the exons ATGGAGAAAGGGATGATATCACTGGATCAATGGAGTGAAACAAGTCAGGTGTATTTTTTGAGTCATTTTCATGCTGATCATACAAAaggattatcttcaaaatggaacaaaggaTTGATTTACTGTTCTCCAATTACTGCTAAGCTTTTTCCAGTAAAATTTCCGGGTTTCAGGGTttcattaattagggttttggaagttGGTTCATTACACTCGATTCCTTTGGTTTCTCCCTCTACTGGATCTCAAACTATTATTCAAGTTACTACCATCGACGCTCACCACTGCCCTG GTGCCGTAATGTACTTGTTTCGTGGGGAATTTGGATGTCTACTTTTTACAGGGGATTTTCGCTGGGAAAGTAGTAGTGAAAGAACCTTGATGGGGAAGAGTATGCTTCTTAATGCTCTTGGTGGTGAGAAAGTGGACTTTCTTCACTTGGATAATACCTATTGCAATCCGTCTTATTCTTTTCCTCCTCGTGAAGTTGTTGCTCGCCAG ATTGTGAAAATTATTGCTTCACATCCTCAGCATGATGTTATCATTGCCATCAACACACTTGGGAAGGAAGATCTTTTACTTCACATTGCAAGTGCTTTAAATACAAAG ATATGGGTGTGGCCTGAACGCTTGCAGGTCGTGCATGTCTTAGGTTTCTTTGACGTTTTTACAACAAATACTTCTCTCACTAGAATAAGAGCAGTTCCTTTCTACAGTTTCAGCATCGACACTCTTGAGGGATTAAATAGCATGCGCCCTACCATTGGAATCATGCCTTCCGGTCTTCCATGGGTGGTAAGACCGCATGGTGACCCCTCCCCTAGCTCTTCCCTTTCAGTTAGCGATGATTTAAGCAACTGCAACACAAATGGAAATCATCAGCAGAATGAAGAATTGAGCTGTGTTAGAAAGTTCCATAAGTATATATATACTTTGCCATACTCCGATCACTCGTGCTTCAACGAAATCCGTGAGTTCGTTAAGCTCGTCCAGCCTTTAAACATCAAAGGAATAGTTTCTTCATCATCTTGCTACATCGATCCTCGTTACTACTTCCGTGATCTGCATGGACAAGATGAATGCAACGAGCCTTCAAGCAACAAGTTTCAACAACATTCTGAGAAACTTCAGCAAGAAACTCCCGATACCAGTGCTGGGAAGTTTGTAACCAAATCTTCTAAGGGAAGGCATACAGTCCATACACAGATAAGAACTGAAAGATCCTTGAGGAGGAAATCTGGTTACTTGGGTTTGATTATGAGCAGGGTAAGTATTTTAAGAAGACGAAAACGTGGTGCAAAAATTCTGGAAATCGACATTGTTGATTGA
- the LOC113290864 gene encoding uncharacterized protein LOC113290864: MAATCLNGNQGFYPLAFGLVPGEDVDNWDWFMCNLSNIVDDRPITFMSDRHEGLLRAIPKHFPTSHHGYCYYHLQGNLPIRKSDEKYKEVMACFKKATYALTPSRYEEALMEMELMGRPGVAEYCRNMPREHWSSAFFTGCRFGQTTSSVAESFNNWIRKDKRLPACALVDMIRLRVMQLMNERREMSLLMDPEKLTPTYEALLKEHIQIGRVWNVTQSSAYEYEIHSPRSHTVDLLNKTCTCQRWRVYGFPCSHATAAISSKGDRYVDYIEDYFKVTNFQQLYSIAIRPIPNYNRPEQYLPEDTIFPPHPRVPPGRPNGNLIKNAWEKARKSVRCSNCKKKTHHNKATCTVIPSYP; encoded by the exons ATGGCTGCTACTTGTCTGAATGGGAATCAAG GTTTTTATCCGCTAGCCTTTGGATTGGTCCCAGGAGAGGATGTTGACAATTGGGATTGGTTTATGTGCAATCTTAGCAACATTGTTGATGACCGTCCTATCACCTTTATGTCTGATCGTCATGAAGGATTGTTGAGGGCTATTCCTAAACACTTTCCTACTTCCCATCATGGCTATTGTTACTACCACTTGCAAGGAAACTTACCAATCAGGAAATCGGACGAGAAGTACAAAGAAGTTATGGCTTGTTTCAAAAAAGCAACTTATGCTCTCACACCATCAAGATATGAAGAAGCACTAATGGAAATGGAGTTAATGGGAAGGCCTGGGGTTGCTGAGTATTGCCGCAATATGCCTAGGGAACATTGGTCCAGCGCGTTCTTCACTGGCTGTAGATTTGGTCAGACTACATCAAGCGTTGCTGAGTCCTTCAATAATTGGATTCGGAAAGACAAGAGGTTGCCTGCCTGCGCCCTCGTTGACATGATCAg GTTACGCGTTATGCAGTTGATGAATGAACGTCGCGAAATGAGTCTTTTGATGGACCCAGAGAAGCTCACTCCTACCTACGAGGCGTTACTTaaagaacatattcaaattggtCGAGTTTGGAATGTTACTCAGTCATCTGCGTATGAGTATGAGATTCATTCGCCTAG gtcTCACACTGTTGATCTGCTGAACAAGACTTGCACCTGCCAAAGATGgcgtgtttatggttttccatgctctcaTGCTACAGCAGCTATATCTTCCAAGGGTGATCGATACGTAGATTATATCGAAGACTACTTCAAAGTTACAAATTTTCAGCAGCTGTATTCAATTGCTATCAGACCAATCCCCAACTACAACAGGCCAGAGCAGTATCTTCCAGAGGATACTATTTTTCCACCCCATCCACGAGTTCCACCAGGTAGGCCAAACGGAAATCTTATCAAGAATGCATGGGAGAAAGCTAGGAAGTCCGTCCGTTGTTCCAACTGTAAGAAGAAAACTCACCACAACAAGGCAACGTGCACTGTCATTCCTTCATACCCATGA
- the LOC113290865 gene encoding uncharacterized protein LOC113290865, whose translation MGDPYPSLGILSLEYPSTGSLPSLEKMESSQIFDKFYAKDLDPPSQVSRPTFDLGLGPSDQNGEEVQQPAIDLGAPDPPQIHLAAAPAHNEAPAARGASDQAQTDPSDEQAQIDTAPTLYEASAIVLAAAEKTRLKADLQQPQQEGIRKPWDPIPFNEVERKKKMKNDRKQQPTKKLESLKYPVLDAEKAEEARLKKNMSAEKAKAYAETLQLLSELQKDNEPGVSQTSEEDDVTLAKRLEDRMATKSNEVKPIAKSTTSVMDKEKKKTTISAKEKKLTPKITYTPQKPVTRSHPQKRVDPEFASGKGLSGHKRRKTKSRTENPVGKDCPTEKVQKKDSENVRKRKAKGDPNLQELTKKVKNARNNSAWKSPAVIGHHILSAETFEDLLHNKALEGDLINYWQYQLKKAYHNEQPVNGQRKYIPVLHIDPTGWFYLSDPVHQVAANTAVFLPIRNMEEGTRKIIIPMSHQNVHWTLLVYECEKGEFFYYNTWEAVSKNECLDNANLMEEYCLLAINERLSSLRLPLVSRVKMISYPTPQQGDYPDCAIYIMHIMKKVAKEEVIDGVRMSLGDPEELKDKIHKKRISLACKILSATSPPEESWNIHAPKGF comes from the exons ATGGGAGATCCTTATCCATCCTTAGGAATTCTTAGTCTGGAGTACCCGTCGACTGGTAGTTTACCAAGCTTGGAAAAAATGGAATCTTCTCAAATCTTCGACAAATTTTATGCTAAAGATCTGGATCCTCCATCACAAGTTTCAAGACCAACTTTTGACTTGGGTTTAGGACCAAGTGATCAAAATGGAGAAGAGGTGCAGCAGCCTGCAATTGATCTAGGTGCACCTGATCCACCTCAAATCCATCTTGCAGCTGCGCCTGCGCATAATGAAGCTCCAGCTGCTAGAGGAGCATCAGATCAAGCTCAAACGGATCCCTCGGATGAGCAAGCTCAAATCGATACCGCACCTACACTTTATGAAGCCTCTGCAATTGTTTTAGCTGCAGCTGAAAAAACTCGTTTGAAAGCTGATCTTCAGCAACCTCAACAAGAA GGAATAAGGAAACCTTGGGATCCCATTCCATTCAATGaagtagaaaggaagaagaaaatgaagaatgacAGAAAGCAACAGCCTACTAAAAAATTAGAGAGTCTT AAGTATCCAGTTTTAGATGCTGAAAAGGCAGAGGAAGCTcgactgaagaagaatatgagcgCCGAAAAAGCTAAAGCATATGCTGAGACTCTCCAACTTCTTTCTGAGCTACAGAAG GATAACGAACCTGGAGTTAGTCAAACATCAGAGGAAGATGACGTAACACTTGCCAAGAGACTCGAAGATAGGATGGCTACAAAGAGTAATGAAGTCAAACCAATAGCGAAGTCGACCACGTCAGTCATGGACAAGGAGAAAAAAAAGACGACTATCTCAGCCAAGGAGAAGAAACTTACTCCAAAAATCACATACACCCCTCAGAAGCCAGTAACTCGGAGCCACCCGCAGAAAAGAGTTGATCCTGAGTTTGCTAGTGGCAAAGGACTGTCGGGACATAAAAGGCGAAAAACAAAGTCCAGAACTGAAAACCCAGTTGGAAAAGATTGCCCAACAGAGAAAGTTCAGAAAAAGGATAgcgagaatgtgagaaagagaaaagctaaaggTGATCCAAATCTGCAAGAACTTACTAAAAAAGTGAAGAATGCACGCAA CAACAGTGCTTGGAAATCTCCTGCTGTGATTGGTCATCACATATTATCTGCAGAGACCTTTGAAGATCTGCTACATAACAAGGCTTTAGAGGGAGATCTTATAAATTACTggcaataccaactgaaaaaagcATATCATAATGAGCAACCAGTGAATGGACAGAGAAAGTACATTCCAGTACTCCACATTGATCCAACAGGCTGG ttttATTTAAGTGACCCAGTACATCAAGTAGCAGCAAACACTGCTGTATTCTTACCCATCAGGAATATGGAGGAAGGAACCAGGAAGATTATTATTCCAATGTCACACCAAAACGTGCATTGGACGCTTCTTGTGTATGAATGCGAGAAAGGCGAATTCTTCTACTACAACACTTGGGAAGCTGTATCCAAAAATGAGTGTCTCGATAATGCTAATCTTATGGAAGAATACTGCTTGTTAGCAATTAATGAACGCTTGTCGAGCCTGCGCCTTCCACTTGTAAGCAGAGTAAAGATGATTAGTTACCCAACACCTCAACAGGGAGACTATCCAGATTGTGCAATATATATCATGCACATCATGAAGAAAGTTGCAAAGGAGGAAGTAATTGATGGAGTGCGAATGAGCTTGGGAGACCCAGAAGAACTAAAGGACAAAATACATAAGAAGAGGATCTCTTTAGCATGCAAAATACTCTCAGCAACATCTCCTCCTGAGGAGAGCTGGAATATTCATGctccaaaaggtttttaa